In the genome of Rhizobium etli 8C-3, one region contains:
- a CDS encoding ABC transporter substrate-binding protein, with protein MKKLMVAMMASAMSLAAAHAMAADKVTLQLKWVTQSQFAGYYVAKEKGYYEEEGLDVDIKPGGPDIAPEQVIAGGGADVIVDWMGGALVAREKGVPLVNIAQPFQKSGMEMICRKDGPIKSEADFKGRTLGVWFFGNEYPFFAWMNKLGLKTDGGPDGVTVLKQSFDVQPLLQKQADCISVMTYNEYWQAIDAGFKPEELIVFNYTEMGNDLLEDGLYAMEDKLKDPAFKEKMVKFVRASMKGWKYSTENPDEAAEIVVDAGGQDENHQKRMMGEVAKLIGDGTGKLDPALYDRTAKALLDQKIINKEPSGAWTHEITEAAAK; from the coding sequence ATGAAAAAACTGATGGTTGCAATGATGGCAAGCGCAATGTCGCTTGCGGCTGCCCATGCAATGGCCGCCGACAAGGTGACGCTGCAGCTGAAATGGGTCACGCAGAGCCAGTTTGCCGGTTATTACGTCGCCAAGGAGAAAGGCTACTACGAGGAAGAGGGCCTCGACGTCGACATCAAGCCGGGCGGTCCTGACATCGCACCCGAGCAGGTCATTGCCGGCGGCGGCGCCGACGTGATCGTCGACTGGATGGGCGGTGCGCTGGTTGCCCGCGAAAAGGGCGTACCGCTCGTCAATATCGCCCAGCCCTTCCAGAAGTCGGGCATGGAGATGATCTGCCGCAAGGACGGCCCGATCAAGTCCGAAGCCGACTTCAAGGGCCGCACCCTCGGCGTCTGGTTCTTCGGAAACGAATATCCGTTCTTCGCCTGGATGAACAAGCTCGGCCTCAAGACCGACGGCGGCCCGGATGGCGTGACCGTCCTCAAGCAGAGCTTCGACGTGCAGCCGCTCTTGCAGAAGCAGGCGGACTGCATCTCGGTCATGACCTACAATGAATACTGGCAGGCAATCGATGCGGGCTTCAAGCCGGAAGAGCTGATCGTCTTCAACTATACGGAAATGGGCAACGACCTTCTCGAAGACGGCCTCTATGCGATGGAGGACAAGCTCAAGGACCCGGCCTTCAAGGAAAAGATGGTCAAGTTCGTGAGAGCTTCGATGAAGGGCTGGAAATACTCGACCGAAAATCCGGATGAAGCAGCCGAGATCGTCGTCGATGCCGGCGGCCAGGACGAGAACCACCAGAAGCGCATGATGGGCGAGGTCGCCAAGCTGATCGGCGACGGCACCGGCAAGCTCGACCCGGCGCTCTACGATCGCACGGCCAAGGCTCTTCTCGACCAGAAGATCATCAACAAGGAGCCGTCCGGGGCCTGGACGCACGAAATTACCGAGGCGGCTGCGAAGTAA
- the ureE gene encoding urease accessory protein UreE, which produces MQRVTSYLTAGTPSSHPVGKVVLPHDLRHLRRKLLHLENGDMVMLDLKEPVLFASGDMLVLEDGELIEIQAADERLFEIRGRDRLHLIELAWHLGNRHLSAQIEEERILILRDHVIRSMLEGLDATVSEVTEPFQPARGAYHSHGGHSHGHGHAHD; this is translated from the coding sequence ATGCAGCGCGTCACCTCCTATCTAACGGCCGGAACCCCGTCTTCCCATCCTGTCGGCAAAGTCGTCCTGCCGCATGATCTGAGGCATCTGCGCCGCAAGCTCCTGCATCTCGAAAACGGCGACATGGTTATGCTGGACCTGAAGGAGCCGGTGCTGTTTGCCAGCGGCGACATGCTGGTGCTTGAGGACGGCGAGCTCATCGAAATCCAGGCTGCGGACGAGAGGCTTTTCGAGATCAGGGGCCGGGATAGGCTGCATCTCATCGAGCTTGCCTGGCACCTCGGAAACCGCCACCTCAGCGCTCAGATCGAAGAAGAGCGCATCCTGATCCTGCGTGATCACGTGATCCGATCGATGCTCGAAGGGCTCGACGCGACGGTCAGCGAGGTCACCGAGCCTTTCCAGCCCGCCCGCGGCGCCTACCACTCACACGGCGGCCACTCACATGGACACGGCCACGCGCATGACTAA
- a CDS encoding cupin domain-containing protein, with amino-acid sequence MDAKSKPTCHIIRPNHAYSGKQGLSYFEGIAAETVGAKGICMHLLTIPPGVRAKAHLHEAHETAIYMLSGEAHTWYGDELEHHVVIHAGELFYIPEGVPHLPANLSSTPCTAIIARTDPNEQESVVLLPELDRLVEG; translated from the coding sequence ATGGACGCGAAGTCAAAGCCCACCTGCCACATCATTCGCCCCAACCACGCCTACAGCGGCAAGCAGGGGCTGAGCTACTTTGAAGGCATTGCAGCCGAAACGGTCGGCGCGAAGGGCATCTGCATGCATCTTCTGACGATCCCACCGGGCGTGCGCGCCAAGGCGCATCTGCACGAGGCGCATGAAACGGCGATCTACATGCTCTCCGGTGAAGCACACACCTGGTATGGCGACGAGCTGGAGCATCATGTCGTCATCCATGCCGGCGAGCTGTTTTACATTCCGGAGGGTGTCCCGCACCTGCCGGCGAACCTTAGCAGCACGCCTTGCACCGCGATCATCGCGCGGACAGATCCCAACGAGCAGGAAAGTGTCGTGCTGCTGCCGGAACTGGATCGATTGGTGGAGGGGTGA
- the ureG gene encoding urease accessory protein UreG, which yields MKSRNGPLRVGIGGPVGSGKTALTEKLCKAMRDDYSIAVVTNDIYTTEDAEALMRMQALPSDRIVGVETGGCPHTAIREDATINLQAIAGLNNRIPDLDVVFIESGGDNLAATFSPDLADITIYVISVCQGEEIPRKGGPGITRSDLLVINKKDLAPYVGADLDVMDRDAARMREMRPFVFSDMKRGEGIGPIVSFLKEQGGL from the coding sequence ATGAAATCGAGAAACGGACCTCTTCGTGTGGGCATCGGCGGGCCTGTCGGCTCTGGAAAGACGGCGCTGACGGAGAAGCTCTGCAAGGCGATGCGTGACGACTATTCCATCGCCGTCGTCACCAATGACATCTACACGACCGAGGATGCCGAAGCGCTAATGCGCATGCAGGCGCTTCCGTCTGACCGTATCGTCGGTGTGGAAACCGGCGGGTGCCCGCATACGGCAATCCGCGAAGATGCGACGATCAATCTCCAGGCGATCGCTGGCCTGAACAACCGTATTCCGGACCTCGATGTGGTCTTCATCGAGTCCGGCGGCGACAATCTGGCAGCGACATTTTCGCCCGACCTGGCCGATATCACCATCTATGTGATCTCCGTCTGCCAGGGCGAGGAAATCCCCCGCAAGGGCGGGCCGGGCATCACAAGGTCGGACCTTTTGGTAATCAACAAGAAGGACCTTGCGCCCTATGTCGGCGCCGATCTCGACGTCATGGACCGCGATGCTGCACGCATGCGCGAGATGCGTCCTTTCGTCTTTTCCGACATGAAGCGGGGCGAGGGCATCGGCCCGATCGTCAGCTTCCTGAAGGAGCAGGGCGGGCTCTGA
- a CDS encoding efflux RND transporter permease subunit: MNFSAWSIRNPVAPLLLFALLLFVGIQSFNKLPITRFPNIDVPLVSITVAQSGASPAELEMQVTKEIEDAVASINGIDEIQSTVTDGQSQTNVMFRMEVPTEQAVQDTKDAIDRIRSDLPANVEEPIVAKVDVEGQAIQTFAVSSPDMTLEELSWFVDDTIKRALQGQAGIGRVDRYGGADREVRIELNPDKLNAYGITADSVNRQLHGTNVDLGSGRGQVAGSEQAIRVLGDARNVAELANTTIALPNGRFVKLAELGAIKDTYQEPKSFSRFDDTPVVTFGVFRSKGASEVSVAETVAQSLDKVRAEYPNVGIELINDSVYFTYGNYEAALHTLMEGSLLAVVVVFLFLRNWRATLISAIALPLSAIPTFWIMDLMGFSLNLVSFLALTLATGILVDDAIVEIENIARHIKMGKTPYRAAIEAADEIGLAVIATTFTIIAVFVPVSFMPGIPGQYFIQFGLTVAFSVFFSLVVARLITPMMAAYLMRAQDGQDDHHDNDGLFFRGYTRLVRATTARWWTRYATLFAAIAFLIGSVALLAQVPGSFLPPEDASRIVLSVELPPNATLEDTEQTSNAIYNKVKDINGVESVFVLGGASPKGDLELRRATITLSLFKLDHSLVKRVINDVFGSIPVIGPYLPKVEVHGRERPQWDIEKEVFARVKDIPDVRILKLNDRGERDLSFNFLSKNEKDLNEAVGLLESKLRAEPLLANVSAEGALPRPELQVRPRKDQAARLGITPQQISDTIRVATIGDIDAALAKINLDDRQIPIRVQTAIDMRRNLAAIRALKIQTASGAIVPLSTVADIDYAEGASSIKRNNRNRVVAIGSDLPQGVALDTASARFLQIVKDTHIPSTVQLVESGDTKVQKEMQQSFVNAMLMGLMLVLAVLILLFKDVIQPFTILFSLPLAIGGVAVALIITNNPLSMPVLIGNLMLMGIVTKNAILLVDFAIEMRRHGMTRVEAMVEAGRKRAQPIIMTSIAMSAGMLPSALGVGEGGSFRAPMAIAVIGGIIVSTVLSLVVVPSFFLIMDDLSLLLGWLFGRLVGKKDQEELAMSREELTEAVGALNERVEAIENPEGKRKSANANDKNVLRLPPFAAE; the protein is encoded by the coding sequence ATGAACTTTTCAGCCTGGTCCATCCGAAATCCCGTAGCCCCGCTGCTGCTTTTCGCACTGCTGCTTTTTGTCGGCATTCAGTCCTTCAACAAGCTGCCGATCACGCGCTTCCCGAACATCGACGTGCCGCTCGTCTCAATCACCGTGGCGCAGAGCGGCGCTTCGCCTGCCGAACTCGAAATGCAAGTGACCAAGGAGATCGAAGACGCCGTCGCCTCGATCAACGGCATCGACGAAATCCAGTCCACGGTCACCGACGGTCAGTCGCAAACCAACGTGATGTTCCGCATGGAAGTGCCGACGGAGCAGGCGGTCCAGGACACCAAAGACGCGATCGACCGCATCCGCAGCGACCTTCCGGCCAATGTCGAGGAACCGATCGTCGCCAAGGTCGATGTCGAAGGCCAGGCGATCCAGACCTTTGCCGTCTCCTCGCCAGACATGACGCTTGAGGAACTTTCCTGGTTCGTCGACGATACGATCAAGCGCGCACTCCAAGGTCAGGCCGGCATCGGCCGCGTTGACCGCTATGGCGGTGCCGATCGCGAAGTCCGCATCGAACTCAACCCGGACAAGCTGAACGCCTACGGCATCACCGCCGACAGCGTGAACAGGCAGTTGCACGGAACCAACGTCGACCTCGGCTCAGGACGTGGCCAGGTGGCAGGCAGCGAGCAGGCGATCCGCGTTCTCGGCGACGCCCGCAACGTGGCGGAGCTCGCCAATACGACCATCGCCCTGCCGAACGGACGTTTCGTCAAGCTCGCCGAACTCGGCGCCATCAAAGACACCTATCAGGAACCGAAGTCATTCTCGCGTTTCGACGACACGCCCGTCGTTACCTTCGGCGTCTTCCGCTCCAAGGGCGCCAGCGAAGTCAGCGTCGCCGAAACCGTGGCGCAAAGCCTCGACAAGGTCCGTGCGGAATATCCAAACGTCGGCATCGAGCTGATCAACGATTCCGTCTACTTCACCTACGGCAACTACGAAGCTGCCCTCCACACCTTGATGGAGGGCTCGCTGCTGGCGGTCGTCGTCGTGTTCCTGTTTTTGCGGAACTGGCGCGCAACGCTGATTTCGGCGATCGCCCTCCCCCTGTCCGCGATCCCGACTTTCTGGATCATGGACCTGATGGGCTTCTCGCTGAACCTCGTCAGCTTTCTGGCGCTCACCCTCGCGACAGGCATCCTCGTCGACGATGCGATCGTGGAAATCGAAAACATCGCCCGGCACATCAAGATGGGCAAAACGCCCTATCGGGCGGCGATCGAAGCGGCGGACGAAATCGGTCTCGCCGTCATCGCCACGACGTTCACGATCATTGCCGTCTTCGTACCGGTCTCGTTCATGCCGGGCATTCCTGGCCAGTACTTCATCCAGTTCGGCCTGACGGTCGCCTTTTCGGTGTTCTTCTCGCTCGTCGTGGCGCGCCTTATCACTCCGATGATGGCCGCCTACCTGATGCGCGCGCAAGACGGCCAAGACGACCACCATGACAATGACGGCCTCTTCTTCCGCGGCTATACGCGTCTCGTGCGCGCCACGACCGCCCGCTGGTGGACGCGATATGCGACGCTGTTTGCGGCAATCGCCTTCCTGATCGGTTCGGTAGCACTTCTTGCCCAGGTTCCGGGCAGCTTCCTGCCGCCGGAAGACGCGTCCCGCATCGTACTCTCTGTCGAGCTGCCGCCGAACGCAACGCTCGAAGACACCGAACAGACGTCCAACGCGATCTACAACAAGGTCAAGGACATCAACGGCGTCGAAAGCGTCTTCGTTCTCGGCGGCGCATCCCCCAAGGGCGACCTTGAACTGCGCCGTGCAACGATCACGCTTTCGCTCTTCAAGCTGGACCACTCGCTGGTGAAGAGGGTAATCAACGATGTCTTTGGCTCCATCCCGGTCATCGGCCCCTATCTGCCGAAGGTCGAGGTTCACGGTCGCGAACGTCCGCAATGGGATATCGAAAAGGAAGTCTTTGCCAGGGTGAAGGATATCCCGGACGTTCGAATCCTGAAGCTCAACGACCGCGGCGAGCGTGACCTGTCGTTCAACTTCCTGTCCAAGAACGAGAAGGATCTGAACGAGGCTGTCGGCCTTCTGGAATCGAAGCTGCGTGCAGAACCGCTGCTGGCAAACGTCAGTGCCGAAGGCGCCCTGCCGCGTCCGGAGCTGCAGGTCCGTCCGCGCAAGGACCAGGCCGCCCGCCTCGGCATCACGCCGCAGCAGATCTCCGATACGATCCGTGTCGCCACCATCGGCGACATCGATGCGGCGCTTGCCAAGATCAACCTCGACGACCGCCAGATCCCGATCCGCGTTCAGACGGCAATCGATATGCGGCGCAACCTTGCGGCCATCCGGGCGCTGAAGATCCAGACGGCGAGCGGAGCAATCGTGCCACTGTCGACCGTTGCCGACATCGACTATGCCGAAGGCGCGAGCTCGATCAAGCGCAACAACCGAAATCGCGTCGTCGCGATCGGCTCGGACCTGCCCCAGGGCGTGGCTCTCGATACGGCGTCGGCTCGCTTCCTGCAGATTGTCAAGGATACTCATATCCCATCGACCGTGCAGCTTGTCGAAAGCGGCGACACGAAGGTTCAGAAGGAAATGCAGCAGAGCTTCGTCAACGCGATGCTGATGGGCCTGATGCTGGTCCTGGCCGTCCTGATCCTGCTGTTCAAGGATGTGATCCAGCCGTTCACCATCCTGTTCTCGCTGCCGCTGGCAATCGGCGGCGTGGCGGTCGCTCTGATCATCACCAACAATCCGCTCTCGATGCCGGTTCTGATCGGCAACCTCATGCTGATGGGCATCGTGACGAAGAACGCCATCCTGCTCGTCGACTTCGCAATCGAAATGCGCCGTCACGGCATGACACGCGTCGAAGCTATGGTGGAGGCCGGCCGCAAACGCGCCCAGCCGATCATCATGACCTCGATCGCCATGTCCGCCGGCATGCTGCCCTCCGCACTCGGCGTCGGCGAAGGCGGTTCGTTCCGCGCGCCGATGGCGATCGCCGTGATCGGCGGCATCATCGTCTCGACGGTGCTCTCACTCGTCGTCGTGCCATCCTTCTTCCTGATCATGGACGACCTTTCGCTCCTGCTTGGCTGGCTCTTCGGCCGCCTCGTCGGCAAGAAGGACCAGGAGGAACTGGCGATGTCCAGAGAGGAACTGACGGAAGCCGTCGGCGCTCTCAACGAACGGGTGGAGGCGATCGAGAACCCGGAAGGCAAACGCAAGAGCGCCAATGCCAACGACAAGAACGTCCTCCGCCTGCCGCCTTTCGCAGCGGAGTAG
- a CDS encoding efflux RND transporter periplasmic adaptor subunit encodes MARTLTTLRASSLLIAALALTPAFAQETATTKPQQNLPAIVVTTAKTRTLVDRVVATGTVKPVEEVYIQPQVEGLSIRALNADVGDKVAADSTLATLNDDALLLQKSQMVATKAKGEATLAQLRAQLVEAEANAEQARQQQARAQEMGKKGTVSTATVEQADAAAASANARVKSAEQAIAVAQADLKVVDSQIADTDLRLARTDVRTPVAGTVSAKNAKVGAIALGSGDPLFTVIRDDDIELVAEVGESDIIKIEPGQKATISLAGSRDKLTGSVRLVSPTVDSTTRLGFVHILIDDDSKARSGMYGSAEIIMKTTENVALPLSAVLTSSEGSSARKVEDGVVKFAEVETGIQDGAYIEIVKGLKDGEEVVAKAGAYVRDGDRITPVREQPAASN; translated from the coding sequence ATGGCACGCACGCTGACTACACTACGCGCCTCCTCACTTTTGATCGCCGCGCTCGCGCTAACTCCCGCTTTCGCGCAGGAAACGGCAACCACGAAACCGCAGCAGAACCTGCCGGCGATCGTCGTGACCACCGCCAAAACGCGCACGCTCGTCGACCGTGTCGTTGCCACCGGCACCGTGAAGCCTGTCGAGGAAGTCTACATCCAGCCGCAGGTGGAGGGTCTTTCGATCCGCGCGTTGAATGCCGATGTCGGCGACAAGGTTGCAGCAGACAGCACGCTTGCAACGCTGAACGACGACGCCCTGCTCTTGCAAAAGAGCCAGATGGTGGCAACCAAGGCGAAAGGCGAAGCAACGCTTGCCCAGTTGCGGGCACAACTGGTCGAAGCGGAGGCGAACGCCGAGCAGGCCCGCCAGCAGCAGGCCCGCGCGCAGGAAATGGGCAAGAAGGGCACGGTTTCCACTGCCACGGTGGAACAGGCGGATGCCGCTGCCGCTTCTGCCAACGCCCGTGTGAAGTCCGCCGAGCAGGCCATCGCAGTCGCCCAGGCGGACCTCAAGGTTGTCGACAGCCAGATCGCCGACACGGATTTGAGGCTCGCCCGCACCGATGTGAGGACGCCAGTCGCAGGCACGGTTTCGGCAAAGAACGCCAAGGTCGGCGCGATCGCGCTGGGTTCGGGCGATCCACTCTTCACCGTCATTCGTGACGACGATATCGAGCTGGTGGCCGAAGTCGGCGAGAGCGATATCATCAAGATCGAGCCGGGCCAGAAGGCGACGATCTCACTTGCCGGCAGCCGCGACAAGCTTACGGGTTCGGTGCGCCTCGTTTCGCCAACGGTCGATTCGACCACCCGCCTCGGCTTCGTCCATATCCTCATCGATGATGACAGCAAGGCGCGTTCGGGCATGTACGGCAGCGCCGAGATCATCATGAAGACCACCGAGAACGTGGCCTTGCCGCTTTCGGCAGTCCTGACGAGCAGCGAAGGTTCGTCTGCCCGCAAGGTCGAAGACGGGGTCGTGAAATTCGCTGAAGTGGAAACCGGCATCCAGGACGGCGCCTATATTGAGATTGTGAAGGGCCTGAAGGACGGCGAGGAAGTCGTTGCCAAGGCCGGTGCTTATGTCCGCGACGGCGACCGCATTACGCCGGTTCGTGAACAGCCCGCTGCTTCCAACTGA
- a CDS encoding ABC transporter ATP-binding protein, which translates to MQASVVSAKDLCLTYQTNDGPVHALSDVNLDVRKGDFVSFIGPSGCGKTTFLRVIADLEKKTSGEITVNGMTPDDARKARAYGYVFQAPALYPWRTIEKNIALPLEIMSYAAADQKKRIAEALDLVNLSGFEKKFPWQLSGGMQQRASIARALAFDADLLLMDEPFGALDEIVRDHLNEELLKLWARTNKTICFVTHSIPEAVYLSTKIVVMSPRPGRVTDVIDSTLPAERPLGIRETAEFLKIAHRVREGLRAGHSYEE; encoded by the coding sequence ATGCAAGCATCCGTCGTATCCGCAAAGGATCTCTGTCTCACCTACCAGACGAATGACGGGCCGGTGCATGCGCTGAGCGATGTCAATCTCGATGTCCGCAAGGGCGATTTCGTTTCTTTCATCGGCCCGTCCGGCTGTGGCAAGACGACCTTCCTGCGCGTCATCGCCGATCTGGAGAAGAAGACCTCAGGCGAGATCACCGTCAACGGCATGACACCGGACGATGCCCGCAAGGCGCGCGCCTATGGCTACGTCTTCCAGGCGCCGGCGCTCTATCCCTGGAGGACGATCGAGAAGAACATCGCGCTCCCCCTAGAGATCATGAGTTACGCCGCCGCCGACCAGAAGAAGCGCATCGCCGAGGCACTGGATCTCGTCAACCTCTCCGGCTTCGAGAAGAAATTTCCCTGGCAGCTTTCCGGCGGCATGCAGCAGCGTGCCTCGATCGCCCGCGCACTCGCTTTCGACGCCGACCTGCTGTTGATGGACGAGCCTTTCGGCGCACTCGACGAAATCGTCCGCGACCACCTCAACGAGGAGCTTTTGAAGCTTTGGGCGCGCACCAACAAGACAATCTGCTTCGTCACCCACTCGATCCCCGAAGCCGTCTACCTTTCCACGAAGATCGTCGTCATGTCCCCGCGCCCCGGCCGCGTCACCGACGTCATCGACTCCACGCTGCCGGCCGAGCGCCCCCTTGGCATCCGCGAAACTGCGGAATTCCTGAAAATCGCCCACCGCGTGCGTGAAGGGCTAAGGGCGGGGCATAGCTATGAGGAGTAG
- a CDS encoding urease accessory protein UreF, which yields MRVSGDLQALLRLMAWLSPAFPIGAFAYSGGLERAVHDRLVTDAASLDGWIETLLSHGSIWNDAVLFAASWRGQSDAGELAQIGALAEALAGSRERHQETTLLGDAFLEAARAWPDTVFDRLPRAIAYPVAVGAVAGAHGIELQKALAAFLHAYVSQSVSAGIRLGVAGQKDGAAILARLEEAVAATAHRASGSTLDDLGSAAVQADIASLRHETQTTRLFRS from the coding sequence ATGAGGGTGAGCGGCGACCTGCAAGCCTTGCTGCGTCTCATGGCATGGCTCTCGCCGGCCTTTCCGATCGGCGCATTCGCCTATTCAGGCGGCCTTGAGCGCGCCGTCCATGACAGGCTTGTAACAGATGCAGCCTCGCTGGACGGATGGATCGAAACGCTCCTTTCTCATGGGAGCATCTGGAACGATGCCGTGCTCTTTGCAGCGAGCTGGCGGGGGCAATCGGATGCAGGAGAGCTTGCGCAGATTGGCGCGCTGGCAGAGGCCCTTGCCGGCTCGCGGGAGCGCCACCAGGAGACCACGCTGCTCGGTGATGCCTTTCTGGAGGCGGCACGCGCCTGGCCCGATACCGTCTTTGATCGTCTGCCACGGGCAATTGCCTATCCCGTTGCAGTCGGCGCCGTCGCCGGCGCACATGGCATCGAATTGCAAAAGGCGCTCGCAGCCTTCCTGCATGCCTATGTCTCGCAATCGGTCTCGGCGGGCATCCGGCTCGGCGTTGCCGGGCAGAAGGACGGCGCAGCTATCCTGGCGCGTCTCGAAGAGGCCGTTGCCGCGACCGCTCATCGTGCGTCCGGCTCGACGCTCGATGATCTGGGTTCGGCGGCAGTTCAGGCGGATATCGCCTCGCTGCGGCACGAGACGCAGACGACGAGGCTCTTCCGTTCCTGA
- a CDS encoding ABC transporter permease has protein sequence MKPDTLKDKFIPVLTILLALIAVWYAAAILMNASFQRDMDQRGNVTSTAMEFVEKTLSQPKPILPAPHQVAINVFENTFLRKLSSNRSLVYHAGVTLSSTVLGFGLGTLLGIAIAVGIVHIKTLDRSLMPWIIASQTVPILAIAPMVIVVLGAINITGLIPKALISTYLSFFPVAVGMVKGLRSPEIMHLDLMRTYNATALQTFWKLRVPASIPFLFTSMKVAIAASLVGAIVGELPTGAVAGIGSKLLAGSYYSQTIDIWAALVAGSVLAAMLVAIVGLVSKIVDRAMGGRPA, from the coding sequence ATGAAACCCGATACCCTCAAGGACAAATTCATTCCCGTCCTGACGATCCTGCTGGCGCTCATCGCCGTCTGGTATGCTGCAGCGATCCTCATGAACGCATCGTTCCAGCGGGACATGGACCAGCGCGGCAACGTCACCTCCACGGCAATGGAATTCGTCGAAAAGACGCTCTCGCAGCCCAAGCCGATCCTGCCGGCACCGCATCAGGTGGCGATCAATGTCTTCGAGAATACGTTCCTTAGAAAACTCTCCAGCAATCGCAGCCTCGTCTACCACGCCGGCGTAACACTGTCCTCGACGGTTCTCGGCTTTGGGCTTGGAACCCTGCTCGGCATCGCGATCGCCGTCGGCATCGTGCATATCAAGACGCTCGACCGCAGCCTGATGCCGTGGATCATCGCATCGCAGACGGTGCCGATCCTTGCGATCGCGCCGATGGTCATTGTCGTGCTCGGCGCGATCAACATTACCGGCCTGATCCCGAAGGCGCTGATCTCGACCTATCTCTCCTTCTTCCCCGTCGCGGTCGGAATGGTGAAAGGTCTGCGCTCGCCCGAGATCATGCATCTCGACCTGATGCGCACCTATAACGCGACCGCATTGCAAACCTTCTGGAAGCTGCGCGTCCCGGCCTCGATCCCTTTCCTCTTCACGTCGATGAAAGTGGCGATTGCCGCAAGCCTCGTCGGCGCAATCGTCGGAGAACTTCCGACAGGCGCGGTCGCCGGCATCGGTTCGAAGCTGCTGGCGGGCTCCTATTACAGCCAGACGATCGATATCTGGGCGGCACTCGTGGCAGGCTCCGTGCTGGCGGCCATGCTCGTTGCGATTGTCGGCCTGGTGTCTAAGATCGTCGATCGCGCCATGGGTGGGAGGCCGGCATGA
- a CDS encoding ABC transporter permease, protein MKMLNVSWQALIALFLCAAALLWLPLLDQAAPRPFSGETVTLVVVIVAASALISAAPLPRLYSATVLLIGTHGAAWMLLAGIAGNEGMAAKSFFFLIAACWLLAWRCVTVLCELQPASNFKASFLRLLIPAIFGAWILILWETATRGAGIPFVLLPPPSAIGARIAGSLTILGEDIRQTIFKAVLIGYAVGCASGFVVAILADRVAFLRRGLLPIGNMVSALPIIGVAPIMVMWFGFDWPSKAAVVIIMTFFPMLVNTVAGLSASGSMERDLMRTYASNYWQTLLKLRLPAAMPFIFNALKINSTLALIGAIVAEFFGTPIVGMGFRISTEIGRMNVDMVWAEIAVAALAGSIFYGAVALAERAVTFWHPSIRGG, encoded by the coding sequence ATGAAGATGCTGAATGTCTCCTGGCAGGCATTGATCGCTCTTTTTCTCTGCGCCGCGGCACTGCTCTGGCTGCCGCTCCTCGACCAAGCCGCCCCCCGCCCCTTCAGCGGCGAGACGGTGACACTTGTCGTCGTCATCGTCGCTGCATCCGCGCTCATTTCGGCAGCGCCTCTGCCGCGTCTCTATTCCGCGACCGTTCTGCTGATCGGCACCCATGGCGCCGCCTGGATGCTGCTTGCCGGCATTGCCGGCAACGAAGGCATGGCGGCGAAGTCGTTCTTCTTTCTGATCGCCGCCTGCTGGCTGCTCGCCTGGCGCTGCGTCACCGTACTTTGCGAGCTACAGCCCGCCTCCAATTTCAAAGCGTCGTTCCTGCGTCTGCTGATCCCTGCGATCTTCGGCGCCTGGATCCTGATTCTTTGGGAAACGGCAACCCGCGGGGCGGGCATTCCCTTCGTGCTCCTACCGCCGCCAAGCGCTATTGGCGCACGCATCGCCGGATCGCTGACGATCCTCGGCGAAGATATTCGGCAGACGATCTTCAAGGCCGTGCTGATCGGCTACGCCGTTGGCTGTGCCAGCGGCTTCGTCGTCGCGATTCTGGCCGATCGCGTGGCGTTCCTGCGCCGCGGCCTGCTGCCGATCGGCAACATGGTCTCGGCGCTGCCGATCATCGGCGTGGCGCCGATCATGGTCATGTGGTTCGGCTTCGACTGGCCGTCGAAGGCTGCAGTCGTCATTATCATGACCTTCTTCCCGATGCTGGTAAACACCGTCGCGGGCCTTTCCGCGTCCGGCAGCATGGAGCGCGACCTCATGCGCACCTATGCCTCGAACTACTGGCAGACGCTGCTGAAGCTCCGGCTTCCCGCAGCCATGCCTTTCATTTTCAATGCGCTGAAGATCAACTCGACGCTGGCGCTGATTGGTGCCATCGTTGCGGAATTCTTCGGAACGCCGATCGTCGGAATGGGCTTCCGCATCTCCACCGAGATCGGGCGCATGAATGTCGACATGGTCTGGGCCGAAATCGCCGTTGCGGCGTTGGCGGGCTCGATCTTCTATGGGGCCGTCGCCCTCGCCGAAAGGGCGGTGACTTTCTGGCATCCGTCTATCCGTGGTGGCTAG